From the genome of Apis cerana isolate GH-2021 linkage group LG15, AcerK_1.0, whole genome shotgun sequence:
tatctataaaaatatctagaaaattaatatattaaattttttttataaatatccaaAACATACGTTCTGATTGAATCAATCGatgaattgtaattattcgaacactttatttatcgaatggtAACAGGCATCTTGCGGAAAAGGATAAGGGAAGAGTGATCGTAATATAAATAGGGTCGCTAGAAGACCGGAACGCCTTTCTTCGTTACTGCTCCACTGTAAAATATTTCCGCAGGAAGTTGGTGCAGTCTCTGTGACGAACGTATCACAATTGTTCGTTTTACCTGTAGCTAGCTTCTTACCGTGCACTATCTTTACATACGTGTTCATTTTCGTTTCACGTTTTTCATAAATCTTACACAACGAAAATCTGTACCTCCcgtataaagattatatatcgCCCGATCataaaaacgaaaaggaaTTAATCAGAAGAAAAAATCGGATTTCTATCAAACATGAAAATGTATCTTTTTCGTTCTATTTCTTCGTACGacacgaataaataataagtcttttttcctcttcaacTATTCTCTCTATCTTGACTTCCTTTGTTTTGCACGGTAACATAGATAGTTCGGTTACGGTGGTTACGGTTACGGTTACGGCTACAGTTACGGCGATGCGGCTACGGTTACGGAAACGAATAGAGTTCTTTTCGCGACTGACCACCAACCTTTTCATATACCTTGCGCACCTTATTCATATACCTGCGTTGCCAAACAAATTATGAATCACTCGAGGGGATTAcgagaatgaaaaatgaaagataaccgcgaaatttgttttttttttttttactaatacgtaatatatatcaaatgcgaataatattattcattgttcagacgaataattaattatttaattaatcttttttttacgtgttcaggtttaaaaattaagaaataattataattttactggaaaaaggaatatttcgaAGCGAAGGAGCTGTAACGAAGGAGGAAAATAGAACACGGATCTCTGGATAAAAAAACGCACAGTGACAGTGGTTAAATATATACCGCCAAGGGAGAGAGAATGAAGATGGGGAGGGGGGGGAGGTTTAGGGTGGAACTGCATTCGTACACGTTCATATATCGACTTTCCTCCTACCAGATCTATTTTTGACATGAATATCTgttctataaataaagaataaataacgaCTAACGGACGAGCATGTAGAGTCAGCACGTAGAGGACCAGGCTAGCAAGAACGAGAGAGATTAGGATGCAGATGTTGAACGTATGTTCGATAATCATTAGAGTACGTTATGAATCATGCGTACGTTATGCGGGAGGGGTACACCGCACAGCCTGTAACTGCGTTATTGATCGACGATAGAAGCGTTGGAAATGATGGAATCTTGGCGAGGGTTGGATCacctaattaattaataaaagataaagctCATTGTCCAATTCTGGGCTGGATTTATCTGCACCCGTTTTCACTTTCGTTTCGAATACGCATGAAGTTTCAAACGTAAGAAGGAATTCATTGTGCGTGTGGGGAGAGGCGGATTACAATGATTATGCAAGCATGAAGAAGCCGAGGAGGATATATGGTCGCGGCGTTTAACCGTCTTCGAGTTGATACGCGAAAGCTGAAAGGCCTACGACAATGTACGATGGCACGAGCCAAGTGGAGGGTTGGGGTTGCAACGCGTTTCACTCGGGTACCCACCACCAGTACACTCGCGTATGTTCGTACATTCGATTGGCGGTGGTAAGCATTCGGCTACACAGTGCCAGGTGGTGACTGTCGTCCCATGTGTGCTCATATGTCTGCCCCCTGAGCCCTTACCTTCCCCTAGTGGGGTAAGTGCCGACCCCTTGGAATATCCAGGAGCACGGGAGACACCAGAGGCACACGTTAGCGCCCCATCGTTTTCCTGCCCTCTATCGTTCAACGCTCTAGTACCCGACTACACCTAATTGCTCCTGTTGTTCTTCGATCCTATACCTTCTCCCTGTCCTacctctttccttctttgtACCTCATTGTCCTCTCCATTCGTATTTCTATCTTCCCTTTCGTCCCTTCTGCGATATCATCATTTTCCATCTTACTGGAAAACGTAATacgtataataagaaattatcgatcgtttcgtttctttttttctccattcGACATTCCTATGAGCTCGATCCGTGGCGTTTtagcttattttattttattaatgatgaaaaaaagtcTGGCGACAAGTTTTTAGAATAACAGATACGCTTCGCATATCTTATCGAATTCGATGTTTAATTATCATCAATCGAATCGAGAAAAGCGAAGATACGAAGAACGTTTTGTTACACTTGCTAATTCATTTGTGCCTTGAGtctataatttttgcaaaattatgaaaatgaaaaagaatagataAGAATTTGCAATGCACATGGCGCAAATCGTATAACGAGGAAAATATGTATCGCTCGTTTCCTACACAGGTGCAAATCATTCTACCATGACCAACATCGAATCGTCAAAGAATCGAGAGTACGtagaactatatatatatatatatatatacttttgcaAATTGATCgacaaaatattggaaaattaattttttttatcttttctctatttttgattcaattttgattggttcaattaattatacaagcaataattttttaatttgaataattttacttattataattttacattctattttatcaaaagGATCGCGtaattaataaacgaattctttattcgtaaaaaatttaagaaaaattaaaaaaatatatttcaacttcgttctattatcttttataattttttttctttcaataacaacataaaagaatatgttaaaaatgtataattaagtgtgtatatatacatatgtattgcagcataatatatgataaagcACAAATGGCGATTAAACAAAGGTCACTGTTCATGAAATAACACAGCTGCTAACTAAATACGTTTAACGGCGCTCTTTCATATCGCGTGCGATAAACGTGTTTTTAACGTCTATTTTCGAACTAATAAAAAACGTCAACGTATTGTTCTAATATTCTAATCGTTGCCAAACAGGTAATAAAAGTGAACGTcacattagaatatttttgacgAGTACAAAAccgattaaaaaaaggaagaaaagcgacatgaggagaaaaaaagcgaAGAGAGATACTTCATGAACGcatgaaatgaaagaaatcaaaaaaggaggggaaagaagagagaaaatgaCCAAGTAATGGTAAAAAGGGTTTCAGGGGTCTATAAGGTGTGAGGGGTATCCGAGGTTTTTGTATTCTCGAGGGTTTCGGTATATTAGCATTTCTCGTGGAGCCGGTAAGGCAGGTCTTGCAATCCGAACCTTCAAGTTCTGATCAGTAACCTTTAACGGTTATATACCGAAttcttaatcaaattttttctttttaattcaaacgATATTTCTTCCGATTAAACGttacattttgatttaaaaatttcactattaattctaattaattagtcATTGCCATTTCGTTTTACAAAGATTAGGAAAAAGATACGTTTGGAATTAACGAAACAACAATCCCAATTCTATACTGGTTTTCTATTTGTTGCAATGCAAGATATGTACGTATAATACTTGTTCCAAACTgactaatttatttcttccattccttctcctcttcctttctaTACCCTTATCACCTCTTTTTAACTCCTTTCCCCTCCACATACAACTTAGACATCTTTTGATCTTCAGTCAATCAATCAACTATGGGTAATTTATGAATCAGGAATgagttattgtataaatataaatattacgatacgcatttgaaaaaaaatctgataattaaaaagtatcgtATTTAAGAAGAAATGATTCTATTTACCTAGATTCTCATTGGTTATATTGTTCTTGCGCTTCGAACAATTATGCTGTGAGAGTGTTGTATTCATTAATTCGTGAACAATTCCAGATATCGGTGATACGAGTATAGTTGCTGCTTGATCTGCACATTTTCTTGGTGAAGATTCATCTAATTCGGTAATGCATGATAATATAGACATTTGTTTACAACCAGACATTGTACTTTCCGACTTTCCTCTtcgtcttttttctctctctctttcttttaaaataataagtagaaATTTATCTgcaaatgataatgaaaaatacaaaaatttggtaaaaattttaaaaaatttgaaagataataaaaaaaaaagatcacataataatgtatttaaatgtcttacttttttaaatttaaatatctacacTATCGAACTTTTCGAAGAAACAGCATTTTATAAGTTTAcgtataaaatcttataaatcctttttatttttaacctgtaattattatttaaaattaattaatttttctcgatcattctaaatattaaatctttttcaaaaaatattggaaatcaatttcaacaatttattttatttttctctctatttttatcgatacttatatatttataagcacAATTATTTAACCttcgaaacttttaaaaaacattttaacaatataaaacattaaaaaaaaagtaaaacttaCTTTTCTTAGCctatttctttgatatattcttttaataatagtaacagaaaataataacattaacgcaagttaaatttatttaaacgatttatgtaatataaattttgaaaaatcaaaccactaaaaaaaaaaattaataaaaaaagttttaatttaataattgtaaaataatttctaaatgaaaaatataaagcatatatgtaaatacattatatgttatatattacacatatatatgtatttattttcgtaacctttgaacaaaaaattgtCTTTAAGTAATAACAACACGAATAGAACGAACAATATAAGAATCAACGTTTATTtacattgtatatttattaaataatatatgggGTTATgtgataataacattatttctttcagaaaaatgtttctttaatgaaaaataatttggagggaaaattcttacttttttttttgaaaaaaagaaacattacaTACAATGATTTGTTTTAAtgttatcatttatatcaacaaaaaataaattattaattattattattattattaattttttaattatacttacctttttttgatcaatgtatttataaaattttctacacaaaattttccaattataaatgtcgaaaaaataaattctcttttactttgtattaattgcaatgatttttttttaatgtacagGAACAACATATCAAAAACTAATGTCAGAATAAGGATTTCACAAAACTCAGTGTGAAAACGCGATTCATTGAGTCTATCGAGCTAGATAACTCACAATGATGACAGGCCcgcgtaaaatatattatcattgccTATAACGCCACCTACAAAAATtgaaggaaataaattaagacatcaaaatataaagaaaaaaggaaattgttaTACATATGCATTACGTATATGCTGGATTTTGTTcgcattatatatgaaaagaatgtaaagattttttcattgttcaagttagattaattatattaatgtaaaaacaaaataaacgtCTCTATAAaacaaagtttatattatttatttaatacatataaaatctcaaatattcttttcatcatTTACGTACAACAACATTCgctataaattacaatatataaaatatatatcctatATAACTAGGAAAGTAACAGCTGTATTGTAAAAACACCATAAATATGTATCGACTACATTTAAAAACACATTAAAAATaccattaaaataaacatcttTAAGAATCAGATATTTTACATCAATCAAAAGTATTATGATACAAAATTGTTACCGAAATTCTAAAAGGCACTAAATAATACTACCAACTCTTTCGTCTTATTACAACTTCGTTTTACGAATatgaatacataatatatataataaaattgattagatAACACtcttttgctttttttgtGGAACATTTCACGTTTTATTCTAAAAgcaaaaatatgtaagaaCCAATACGTAAATATTGGTttcttaatcaaatatattataaaatatttttccgagTAAATTCGGTAGGACTTAAAGAAACAGCATAATTAGACTTTGGTAAAGATTTCGGAGATACAATATATCCAGTTTTCGTTGCACatgttataagattttttggTTTTGGCGGAAGCGGAGGAGGTTTCGATGATTTGTTTACACCTACGGAATTGACTTGAGTATCGAAACAACCGAAACCAGTAGTTTGGGGATAAGATCCGTTTTCTACAACAGTCCGATCTCCATCCGTTAAAGTTGTATCTAATATGAACGAACTATCTGGAGACTTACTCTGCAACTCTTTTCCAGTAGCCAATACATGGAATCGttcatcgatattttcattttttgatgaaGCCAACGTAGTTGTTGCCGTCATTGTTGTTGTTATCTTCATTGTtgtttttgttgttgttgttattgctgttgttgttattgATGTTGTCATCGTTGTATTTTGATCATGCCCGCTATAATTTTGCCGTTCATGAATCGAACTATAAAACTTGGCGTTTGCTTCACAATTGGTAGATACTATCCTAGGTCTTCGAACTTTGTTGCGATCCGCCGGCTTACCATTTTCCTTGTTCTGATCAGTAATTTCATAGCTTTAAGGGTCGAAACGTAtcgcataataaaaattttaaaaatgaaatatatttaaaaacgttACTTCGATAACTGGCAATATGTTTCATCAAATAAGTTTGGTATAATTAAGATATGGATTACTATACCTTAGCAcatgtaaatttcattttgtttacCTTTAAAAAATCTggcaattcaaaattaatttccgtGCCTCTTTGATCTTCCAATCTAGATCTTTGTGCTCGTTTTAAACCttcatataaatctataaatacaatcataattaatttcatattgcaTAAGTGAGAATGACaacagatatatattttattttgtatttatatttatatataaattcatacttattatattcttatattattttattatgaacaaTACGATTCaagtattcaaatataatttaccttCGCCATCAAATTTTCCTGGTAATTGAAGTTTCACTCCGTTCCGCCACTTCGCTATTAAAGGAGGATGAGACTTAGTAGTTTCTTCAGGAACATAATCGTTCGTATTacttttttcgtttatattacatttagaCTTTCCTCCCTTTAccatataacatataacatatacaatatatataaaaatcatttttcttaaaagcaatataaattgaatattagtaaaataacaGACTTTTATCAtacctttttctttccatgCATTGTAGAATctcgaaggaaaaatttgCTCGGCAAAATAGATGAACCCTCAGACCGTTGATCATCAgactatattacaaaaaataaaataattcgtaaatattataatttcatcaattctcaaatgaattttcttatttaaatatagtggatatatataatataatataatataatacaagctTAAATTCCAatcatttcattcaaattataatactattaaatttcattatttcttttctattactTAATATCTCAAATTAGGCACATATCTTCTTTATTTGGTTTTTTcagacttatttttttttcttgtcaacaaataaattttaaattacatcaaatttctttttctatttttagaaaattctaaaactcCTCATTGGAATTTAaacatgtattattaaatttaaataaatatattaattttattaccttACACGAGCCATcgttataatgatatttactcGAACTTTTGCCCACCAAAAGTTCTTCAAATACTCTATTTGTAATTTCATCTAAAGTGGATTGTGAATTTGATGCATCATGTGTATACTTAACTGCGTTTAACTCTTTTTGTGAATctgcaataatattaattgtttcaaCTCAACAATTAtggtcaatatttttttaccaatATTTCGATATCTTACCTtgatcttttatatttgttaaaatcagTCTTACAGGAGCATCAATAGCTTGTATATCCATACAAATACGGTGGTTTTCACTCCATACAGTAAtcatatctaaattaaaaccatatttatttagaagcGGCCTCAATACATCTTTAAGAGTTCTGCCTTTATGTGCGATCACAGTTATTACTCGCCGAGAAGGTAAATctactttcaatattttagttGGTACAACTTCTACTTCTTGACCAGCCAGTACTGATGAAGGATATTTTGCATCTATAATCTAAAagcatgaaaaatttttaagtaatatttttagagattaataaatacataaacaaatatttaaatattaaattataaattttaatttcatgcaGACATACATAAAATacgcatattttatatcttaacaGATTTAACGAGAATATACCCATTTACAAAAGCTATACCAAAAAATGCATGCACAAAAATTctcttacataataataatcttccaCAATCCTTGCAGCAATTATACTGTGCATAAGAAAGAAGCAGTAAAtagtatatttcatatcaattaaattattttctttgttagttttaagtaattttaaaagatgcgTTAAATAAATGCGAGAGATCACAAACCTCATCTGTAGCTAGGATTAGAACATCATAGTTAGAATATCTGAGAGCTCTTTTATCAAGGAGGCGTGTAACCACATCTTTAATACTCTCCATTTGGCTAGTTGGCACAACCGTAGTCGATCCATCGGGTAATATTACCCGACATAACCCGGTACATTTGGCACGAACTTCTTTAGTTTCATTTGACTGTCCTTCGTAGGACGATAAAGACTACAAGTTATACATACAACAACTttgtagttttaaaattaaatatgcgtTTAATAacactgatatttttttttaacaaacatCCTCGCATACTTAGTTGCAATACTAAGATCTACTACACACTTGCAATACAAATAAAACTAACACATACtgtaattacttttatatacttGCCTTTAATATCATTGTTTTAccaaatgatatatttctatatctatatttaatcacaatatgatatggaaaaaaagaatacttaCATGTTTATGAAATGATTGTCTTAATGCCAAATCCCATGATGCAAGTGAAGATCTACTGCTAGATATAGAAATACTGTCGTCATTATTGTTACCTTCTGCTTCTCTTTTCATAGTTgtgaaacttttatatatagtttcattTCTATTAGGACCTTTATTATATTCAGATTCACCACGATCTTTTGATTTAGATCTAAGAATTAGATTATAGATAAATTGATAACATTCTTTtctgttaatatttatgaaatatcattattaatacctGTTTTTTCTATTCCATGGAAGAATAGATTTTCTACATCGATCTTCTGCATCTGAATgactcttttttaattttacactaGGAGAACTGGTAAGATTTAAATCACAATCTTCTACTCCAATTATAGAATTTCCTGTTTCTACACAATGACGATATAAATCAGATCTTAAAAATCTTGGATAACtatcaaatttcatcaaattaaaaacttgtttttgagcctgtaaataaaatacaaatgatttctattaatacaaagcaataaatgttaataataataataaatctaattacaaaattgaagaaaacatCATGTACACCTGTAAAAAAAGATCAGCAGGCGATTCACTAAGAAGTTCTTGTGTTATTTGACCAGTTGCATGACTATCAACATTTACGGGTTCTGCTGCTGTAGTAGATAAGTGACGTTGGTAAATTTGATTAGCCAACTTACGTCTTGTAGAAACATCTTTAGTATCTTTGTACCTTTCACAAGCAGcccaaaaatagatattttcatGACTgaattcctttttcaaaaattcctaaattacaaaaataaaattatttaaaaaattgtaatatgtctttatttagtaaatatgaataaatattgtaagatGTTTCAATCTTACCGCAAATGTTTGTAAACCTTTTGGATCTTctagtaatttttcaaaaccaCTGGCCCATGcatgtatatttttgcaatcagtatttttattacataattctgTACTACCGTGCTGCATtgaagaaacattaaaaaagttatattttattgataatattaaataggattaaatgaattataaaggAAATGATTAAATGCATGCACTATTAATTTGATACAAATACTATtagttagaaataaattaaaaaagaaaaaatctttaaatttaaataatttttaatatatataattatataattatatataattaatattatataatttttattatataatatataatttactcattaattatatttaaataaaatttttcattatgcaCGCATTCGCTCGCATccgtaagaaaatatattatattagagttAGAAGTAAAACTATATGTAGAGCTGTGTAtgtaaatttacttattaaaaaaatataaataaaaaaagaaaaaaaatttttttaatattattaccgattatattaaacaagacatgttcatataaatatttcgtatatataaattatacatattagagtaattataaatatagaaatagaatacatATGTTCTCacgtacaataatatataatttaatatttttttatgtatcattattttatcaaatttttaacaatgaaaTCTACAACAATAAAACGAAGTGAATCTattcaatatcatttattgataaaaaatttgaacaactacataatatataacgatTGATAAGAGTAAaggaaatattacaaaaataaaaaaattaaaaagggcgcgaaattaattaattcttattgtcAAAACAATTAAACATATTGGTATAATATATCGACAcaatatatcgatttaatattGTCGACTATTGACTAAATTAAATCACTGAAGTTTAATTTTCTGTCCTAATtagtaaaagaataaaaataagatatttcaatttcagaatgttgcttatttatttaatgtaaacaaCTGATTaacttctaaaaattaaagaacatTAAACTAGAAATCATGAGatgatcttttaataattccataaaatatCGACCGTTTTATATCGTACATACCGATTTCACCACGGTATCCATGTCGTGATCGAAGATCGTATTTCTTCGTGTAGTCGCGTAACGATCCcatttattgaagaaaa
Proteins encoded in this window:
- the LOC108000877 gene encoding regulator of G-protein signaling loco isoform X1: MHQNRKKKKRVNYGVRAVEVLRGMKGFGFTISGQQPCILSCIVPGSPADIAGLRAGDYLVSVNGHNVSKLPHDDVVQLIGRSKGILRLQIAENYYSDSSDEEGLTAIRCKPKYIHKPRASNIGALQLQCRVAKVVRDLQSGAMFDVAGKTPPELQNHGNYCNLHYHWDMSSPLPPPPPPTSHKRDSEKIVHRTVVGYLGTIDIPNQLHPSSMMQVLRKCIKRLKAEKRNPTTVLLTIHVANIKLTNSENRVIAEYPSYRIIFCNSFSEQDKQYFGILTKSVKDKENIVSNSCHVFTIYYKLIDHVVHSSVCNIFGFTCTKTSELNVCQEFPDSCNGLIGAIQTLYISDSAATDTNPYNEMRRHQETASPQPSNISTSTAHSSNSDSGIGYKDDCTSRSDKNIIQNVSQRRCPTSEYRDTCDYSRSYSNEAVDLRLTVRAVSNTCWNEANKLNIYKDNLKLPRESVVFNDFCNEINTEVVENSEMSSDAQNGIKRGDLPTCPLPSASTVKQGLLSSSVGSLVSVCTNAMLHGLEDAIEISDDSVIKSKQLSKFTRLTESKEIGIPDKFSPKVFSGISKSLVHSFEDLNTSMDYVRPLCQTYSDKSDNSRPWGSLQEIRNVGTCVQNICLHGSTELCNKNTDCKNIHAWASGFEKLLEDPKGLQTFAEFLKKEFSHENIYFWAACERYKDTKDVSTRRKLANQIYQRHLSTTAAEPVNVDSHATGQITQELLSESPADLFLQAQKQVFNLMKFDSYPRFLRSDLYRHCVETGNSIIGVEDCDLNLTSSPSVKLKKSHSDAEDRCRKSILPWNRKNRSKSKDRGESEYNKGPNRNETIYKSFTTMKREAEGNNNDDSISISSSRSSLASWDLALRQSFHKHSLSSYEGQSNETKEVRAKCTGLCRVILPDGSTTVVPTSQMESIKDVVTRLLDKRALRYSNYDVLILATDEIIDAKYPSSVLAGQEVEVVPTKILKVDLPSRRVITVIAHKGRTLKDVLRPLLNKYGFNLDMITVWSENHRICMDIQAIDAPVRLILTNIKDQDSQKELNAVKYTHDASNSQSTLDEITNRVFEELLVGKSSSKYHYNDGSCKSDDQRSEGSSILPSKFFLRDSTMHGKKKGGKSKCNINEKSNTNDYVPEETTKSHPPLIAKWRNGVKLQLPGKFDGEDLYEGLKRAQRSRLEDQRGTEINFELPDFLKNKENGKPADRNKVRRPRIVSTNCEANAKFYSSIHERQNYSGHDQNTTMTTSITTTAITTTTKTTMKITTTMTATTTLASSKNENIDERFHVLATGKELQSKSPDSSFILDTTLTDGDRTVVENGSYPQTTGFGCFDTQVNSVGVNKSSKPPPLPPKPKNLITCATKTGYIVSPKSLPKSNYAVSLSPTEFTRKNIL